A stretch of Usitatibacter palustris DNA encodes these proteins:
- the mutS gene encoding DNA mismatch repair protein MutS — protein MMQQYFALKAQYPDMLLFYRMGDFYEVFYRDAERAAKMLDITLTTRGASGGQPIRMAGVPFHSLEPYLAKLVKLGESVAICEQVGDPATSKGPVERKVARVVTPGTLTDSALLAATRESFLCAVQVTESVAGIAWISLASGQLRITEVPRSRLSAELERLQPAELLAPDGFEIPALRDAPPTKRLEPWHFEAEAAKRDLARQFGTADLSGFGCEGMDAAIAAAGALIAYCRQTQQSALPHVTGLRVERESEFVLMDAATRRNLEITETIAGAESPTLFSRLDACATSMGSRRLRHYLHHPLRDTATLRERQDTIGALLERDSTVRHAHVTAAFGAWSDVERIAARVALRTARPRDLAGLRDTLATLPDLHALLNRSGQPGLARAAQGLAPSPEILDRLAATLRDEPATALREGGVIRDGFDAELDELRAIQSDCGAFLLDMEKRERERTGIANLRVEFNKVHGFFIEVTAGQLDKVPVEYKRRQTMKSAERFITPELKTFEDKALAAGDRALAREKELYEALLDDLNRHIVRLQEIADAAASLDALASLAASAEALNLNRPELVADDVIEIEAGRHLVVEGQVEAFIPNDASLTRSRQLLLITGPNMGGKSTYMRQVAQIALLAYCGAFVPAKSARLGPLDRIFTRIGASDDLAGGRSTFMVEMTEAASILNNATARSLVLVDEIGRGTSTFDGLALAYSIARHLAESTRCYTLFATHYFELTQLATLLPNIANVHLDAVEHKDKIIFLHKLEGGPADKSYGIHVAHLAGIPRDVVRAARKHLAELEKHLRPASSQSDLFAAAAAPEPERHPLLDAIDALQPDSLSPKEALEALYRLKKLGDDQ, from the coding sequence CGCATGGCGGGGGTCCCCTTCCACTCGCTCGAGCCGTACCTCGCGAAGCTCGTGAAGCTGGGCGAATCGGTCGCGATCTGCGAGCAGGTCGGCGATCCGGCCACGTCGAAGGGTCCGGTCGAACGCAAGGTCGCGCGCGTCGTGACGCCGGGAACCCTCACGGATTCGGCGTTGCTCGCGGCCACGCGCGAGAGTTTTTTGTGCGCGGTGCAGGTCACGGAGTCGGTGGCCGGCATCGCGTGGATCTCGCTCGCGAGCGGGCAGCTGCGGATCACCGAAGTACCGCGCTCGCGCCTCTCGGCTGAACTGGAGCGCTTGCAACCCGCGGAATTGCTCGCGCCAGACGGCTTCGAGATTCCCGCGCTTCGCGACGCGCCTCCCACCAAGCGGCTCGAGCCGTGGCACTTCGAAGCCGAGGCGGCGAAGCGCGATCTCGCGCGCCAGTTCGGCACCGCCGATCTCTCGGGCTTCGGCTGCGAGGGGATGGACGCGGCGATCGCCGCCGCCGGCGCCCTCATCGCCTACTGCCGCCAGACGCAGCAATCGGCGCTCCCGCACGTCACCGGCCTTCGCGTCGAGCGCGAGAGCGAGTTCGTGCTCATGGACGCGGCTACGAGGCGCAACCTCGAGATCACCGAGACGATCGCGGGGGCGGAGTCGCCCACGCTTTTCTCGCGGCTCGATGCGTGCGCGACGTCGATGGGCAGCCGCCGCCTGCGCCATTATCTTCATCATCCCCTGCGCGACACCGCGACCCTGCGGGAGCGCCAGGACACGATCGGCGCACTTCTTGAGCGCGACTCGACCGTTCGCCACGCGCACGTGACGGCCGCATTCGGCGCGTGGTCCGACGTGGAACGCATCGCCGCACGGGTCGCACTTCGTACCGCCCGGCCGCGCGACCTTGCGGGCCTGCGCGACACGCTCGCGACCCTTCCCGATTTGCACGCGTTGCTGAATCGATCCGGCCAGCCCGGCCTCGCGCGCGCCGCCCAGGGGCTCGCGCCTTCGCCGGAGATCCTCGATCGCCTCGCGGCCACGCTGCGTGACGAGCCCGCGACCGCCTTGCGCGAAGGCGGCGTCATCCGCGACGGCTTCGATGCCGAGCTCGACGAGCTGCGCGCGATCCAGAGCGACTGCGGCGCGTTTCTCCTCGACATGGAGAAGCGCGAACGCGAACGCACCGGCATCGCCAACCTGCGCGTGGAGTTCAACAAGGTCCACGGCTTCTTCATCGAGGTGACGGCGGGCCAGCTCGACAAGGTGCCGGTGGAATACAAGCGCCGCCAGACGATGAAGAGCGCCGAGCGCTTCATCACGCCGGAGCTGAAGACCTTCGAGGACAAGGCGCTCGCCGCCGGCGACCGGGCGCTGGCCCGCGAGAAGGAGCTCTACGAGGCGCTGCTCGACGATCTCAACCGCCACATCGTGCGGCTGCAGGAGATCGCCGATGCCGCCGCGAGCCTCGACGCGCTCGCCTCGCTCGCCGCCTCGGCCGAAGCGCTCAACCTCAACCGGCCCGAGCTCGTCGCCGACGACGTGATCGAGATCGAGGCCGGACGCCACCTCGTGGTCGAGGGACAGGTGGAGGCCTTCATCCCGAACGACGCGAGCCTCACGCGCTCGCGCCAGCTGTTGCTCATCACCGGCCCGAACATGGGCGGCAAGTCGACGTACATGCGGCAGGTTGCGCAGATCGCACTGCTCGCCTATTGCGGTGCGTTCGTTCCCGCGAAGTCGGCGCGGCTCGGTCCGCTCGATCGCATCTTCACGCGCATCGGCGCCTCCGACGACCTCGCGGGCGGACGCTCGACGTTCATGGTGGAGATGACGGAAGCCGCGAGCATCCTCAACAACGCGACCGCGCGAAGCCTGGTGCTCGTCGACGAGATCGGCCGCGGAACCTCGACGTTCGACGGCCTCGCCCTCGCCTACTCGATCGCGCGCCACCTCGCCGAGTCCACGCGCTGCTACACCCTCTTCGCGACGCACTACTTCGAGCTCACGCAGCTCGCGACACTCCTGCCCAACATCGCCAACGTCCACCTCGATGCCGTCGAGCACAAGGACAAGATCATTTTCCTGCACAAGCTCGAGGGCGGGCCCGCGGACAAGTCCTACGGCATCCACGTCGCGCACCTCGCCGGCATTCCGCGCGACGTCGTGCGCGCCGCCCGCAAGCACCTCGCGGAGCTCGAGAAGCATCTGCGCCCTGCTTCGTCGCAGTCGGACCTCTTCGCCGCAGCCGCAGCCCCGGAGCCCGAGCGCCATCCGCTCCTCGATGCGATCGACGCCCTGCAGCCCGATTCCCTCTCTCCCAAGGAAGCCCTCGAGGCGCTCTACCGCCTCAAGAAGCTGGGAGATGACCAATAG
- a CDS encoding cupin domain-containing protein, with protein sequence MTRKAKHSFLGRLDASTFMRRHWQRKPLLIRGAFPAFTDPIDPRGVLELATSSDAHSRLVQHRGNQWTLEHGPFSMVQLKQLPRRNWTILVQDTNHFSERAAQLLERFDFIPHARVDDLMVSYATDGGGVGPHVDSYDVFLLQGHGRRRWRISTQADVAFRQGLPLKILARFKPEQEWVLESGDMLYLPPGVAHEGVAEGECLTWSIGFRAPSDRDLVAAFLDDLRDRLDPPGHYTDPGAGAARNPGEVPAALVQHARRVLTSIRWSEADVRAFAGRFLSEPKSQVVFDPPSRPVPRARFTAQAARRGIALDGGSRLLFSGSMAFMNGEAVRVPRGAGPALRAFANHRRIEGPTRANAAFWNLAYDWYVLGFLHLAADADNAKGRR encoded by the coding sequence ATGACGCGCAAGGCGAAGCACTCCTTCCTCGGAAGACTCGACGCTAGCACGTTCATGCGTCGCCACTGGCAGCGAAAACCGCTGCTCATTCGTGGTGCATTTCCGGCGTTCACCGATCCCATCGATCCGCGCGGCGTTCTCGAGCTCGCGACGTCTTCGGATGCCCATTCACGCCTGGTGCAGCATCGCGGGAACCAGTGGACGCTCGAGCATGGGCCGTTTTCCATGGTTCAACTCAAGCAACTTCCACGCCGGAACTGGACAATTCTCGTCCAGGACACGAATCACTTCTCCGAGCGCGCCGCGCAACTGCTCGAGCGCTTCGATTTCATTCCGCACGCGCGCGTCGACGACCTCATGGTGAGCTACGCGACCGACGGCGGCGGCGTAGGTCCGCATGTGGATTCGTATGATGTGTTCCTCCTGCAAGGCCACGGGAGGAGGCGCTGGCGCATTTCGACGCAAGCCGATGTCGCGTTTCGTCAGGGTTTGCCGCTGAAGATCCTCGCGCGGTTCAAGCCCGAGCAGGAGTGGGTGCTCGAGAGCGGCGACATGCTCTACCTGCCACCCGGTGTCGCGCACGAGGGTGTCGCCGAAGGCGAGTGCCTCACGTGGTCGATCGGCTTTCGCGCGCCGAGCGATCGCGATCTCGTGGCCGCGTTCCTCGATGACCTTCGCGATCGCCTCGATCCGCCCGGGCATTACACCGATCCCGGTGCCGGCGCCGCGCGCAATCCCGGTGAAGTCCCCGCGGCACTCGTGCAGCACGCGCGGCGCGTACTCACGTCCATTCGCTGGAGCGAAGCCGATGTGCGCGCATTCGCGGGACGCTTCCTTTCCGAACCCAAGTCGCAAGTCGTGTTCGATCCGCCCTCGCGGCCCGTCCCCCGCGCGCGCTTCACCGCGCAGGCGGCACGCCGCGGCATCGCCCTCGACGGTGGCTCGCGATTGCTGTTTTCTGGCAGCATGGCATTCATGAACGGCGAGGCCGTGCGCGTGCCGCGAGGCGCGGGTCCGGCGCTTCGAGCCTTCGCGAACCACCGCCGCATCGAAGGCCCCACGCGCGCGAATGCCGCGTTCTGGAACCTCGCCTACGATTGGTACGTCCTCGGTTTCTTGCACCTGGCCGCGGACGCGGACAACGCGAAAGGGAGGCGATGA
- a CDS encoding peroxiredoxin — protein MLQVGQPAPAFTLPDASMEMMSLSSYRGKKNVVLYFYPKDGTPGCTIQAIDFSDRENEFEKLETVVFGVSRDDVLSHAAFRDEHGLTVQLLADTEAEVCQLYDVLVTKDTKPCLRRSTFIIDKKGTIRHILGEVSPRNHADEVLKAVKQLNGHAN, from the coding sequence ATGCTCCAAGTAGGCCAACCAGCACCGGCATTCACGCTCCCCGATGCAAGCATGGAGATGATGAGTCTATCCAGCTATCGGGGCAAGAAGAACGTTGTCCTTTATTTCTACCCGAAGGACGGCACGCCCGGATGCACCATCCAGGCGATCGACTTCAGCGACCGCGAAAACGAATTCGAGAAACTCGAGACCGTCGTGTTCGGCGTGTCACGCGACGACGTGCTGTCGCACGCGGCATTTCGCGACGAGCACGGCCTCACCGTGCAGCTGCTCGCCGATACCGAAGCCGAGGTCTGCCAGCTCTATGACGTCCTCGTGACCAAGGACACCAAGCCGTGCCTGAGGCGTTCGACGTTCATCATCGACAAGAAGGGCACCATCCGCCACATCCTGGGCGAAGTCAGCCCCCGCAACCATGCTGATGAGGTCCTCAAGGCCGTCAAGCAATTGAACGGCCATGCGAATTGA
- a CDS encoding FKBP-type peptidyl-prolyl cis-trans isomerase produces the protein MRIDRDTVVTLACELRDCDGDLLEDEGTAVTYLHGGYGGIFAKVESALHGREPGHEVAVTLEPEDAFGDYDAELLRVEPRSKFPSDIEVGMRFEGVPGENEDDALIYTITDVTKDTVVVDGNHPLAGERLWFKGTVTSVRPATPEELEREDANAPGLTVTET, from the coding sequence ATGCGAATTGACCGCGACACCGTCGTGACGCTCGCCTGCGAGCTGCGCGACTGCGATGGCGACCTTCTCGAGGACGAAGGCACCGCGGTCACTTATCTGCACGGCGGCTACGGCGGCATCTTCGCAAAGGTGGAGAGCGCGCTCCACGGCCGCGAGCCCGGCCACGAAGTCGCGGTGACACTGGAACCCGAGGATGCCTTCGGCGATTACGACGCCGAGCTCCTGCGCGTCGAGCCGCGTTCGAAATTTCCCTCGGACATCGAAGTGGGCATGCGCTTCGAAGGCGTGCCCGGCGAGAACGAGGACGACGCGCTGATCTACACGATCACGGATGTCACGAAGGACACGGTCGTCGTCGACGGAAACCACCCGCTTGCGGGAGAGCGCCTCTGGTTCAAGGGCACCGTGACCTCGGTGCGTCCGGCCACGCCGGAAGAGCTCGAGCGCGAGGACGCGAACGCCCCGGGCCTCACCGTCACGGAAACGTAG